A region of Mycoplasmopsis bovirhinis DNA encodes the following proteins:
- a CDS encoding IS30 family transposase, with amino-acid sequence MSPDEFAPSPSTIYKIIKKYPYFLEFDHIVKKSEGKYGTRKQKQTKPKTLKYATEISKRPDYINDRLEHGHFELDTVIGKINDTYCIVTIIERQTRMSYAMLSKRNSKAIKQTLLKLIKKHSLDIKTLTVDNGSENVLLHHVIPTERLFKCQPYSSWQKGSIENMHRLIRYYIPKGKSFDKYSQHGIDYMMDKINNYRQVVRQYKIT; translated from the coding sequence ATATCACCTGATGAATTTGCTCCCTCACCTAGTACAATTTATAAAATAATTAAAAAATACCCTTATTTCCTTGAATTTGACCACATTGTCAAAAAATCTGAAGGAAAATATGGAACACGGAAGCAAAAACAAACCAAACCTAAAACATTAAAATATGCAACAGAAATTTCAAAACGTCCAGATTATATTAATGATCGCTTAGAACATGGTCATTTTGAATTAGACACAGTTATTGGAAAAATCAATGATACATATTGTATTGTAACCATAATTGAACGGCAAACCAGAATGTCTTATGCTATGCTCTCAAAACGTAACTCCAAAGCTATAAAACAAACTCTTCTCAAACTAATCAAGAAACATAGCTTAGACATTAAAACTTTAACAGTTGATAATGGTAGTGAAAATGTCTTATTACACCATGTCATTCCAACTGAAAGATTATTTAAATGCCAACCATATAGTTCATGACAAAAAGGTTCAATAGAAAATATGCACCGCTTAATTAGGTATTACATTCCCAAAGGAAAAAGCTTTGATAAATACTCTCAGCATGGAATTGATTATATGATGGATAAAATAAATAACTACCGACAAGTTGTACGGCAATATAAGATAACCTAA
- a CDS encoding MYPU_1760 family metalloprotease, giving the protein MYVNGTNLNNKGFSLYEIVGSLMQTIFHEYMHHWSMTYAETWLIEGNKLNVTDQEAKGINQMKTTELYYNPAANFGHQGHSHGQRQFWNSYFVSNFYNLLSYDVPQKGYLSDEVLDKLNIKNKENLLYNNLSINDMWRLANELNTPEHLKNKSQSQTLSVSPSGVYTTSINRLKYTFSMTELVPREYTKYAYESYFSINDLNKSEQRHDARQSTVNWFGLRYYTQNQNNQWMVFFYPSHNTEDWSHTYLNNFDSLTARYWFDKLGNGLDNPTKHNVAIMPNSVFEINEFRFKNEGSESEIGELAPEKTRSRSKEFYKLFLDTMGYGKTISQVFYRSDVTDGQPGYGAGVVGWPDRLKFSAFIDANHKVDGLVIKDANGEYKHSLLEYSNSFNFFGLQNFDQGANLYSEDDKGEKIVTEDRQKQISNRLYPNNIGYNNYLSYITKDFLEVKENSEVYLWTDLNKDGKVTENELNSSQITLPTQRPVTNQRNTNHNVSNFDKFIIKNIDGKTIVKKLY; this is encoded by the coding sequence ATTTATGTTAACGGAACAAACTTAAATAATAAAGGTTTTTCGTTATATGAAATAGTTGGTAGCTTAATGCAAACAATCTTCCACGAATATATGCACCATTGATCCATGACCTATGCTGAAACATGATTAATTGAAGGCAATAAATTAAATGTTACAGACCAAGAAGCAAAAGGTATTAACCAAATGAAAACTACTGAACTTTATTATAATCCTGCAGCTAATTTTGGTCATCAAGGACATTCACATGGCCAAAGGCAATTTTGAAATTCTTATTTTGTAAGTAATTTTTACAATTTATTAAGTTATGATGTACCGCAAAAGGGTTATCTAAGTGATGAAGTTTTAGATAAATTAAATATTAAAAACAAAGAGAATTTATTGTACAACAACTTATCAATCAATGATATGTGACGTTTAGCCAATGAATTAAATACACCAGAACATTTAAAAAATAAATCTCAAAGTCAAACTTTAAGTGTGTCACCTAGTGGGGTGTATACTACAAGTATTAACAGGTTAAAATATACTTTTAGCATGACTGAATTAGTTCCTAGAGAATATACTAAGTATGCTTACGAATCATACTTTTCAATTAATGATCTTAATAAATCAGAACAAAGGCATGATGCAAGGCAAAGTACGGTTAATTGATTTGGACTTAGATACTATACTCAAAATCAAAATAATCAATGAATGGTGTTTTTTTATCCAAGTCATAATACCGAAGATTGATCACATACATATTTAAATAATTTTGATTCTTTAACTGCGAGATATTGGTTTGATAAATTGGGTAATGGCTTAGATAATCCAACTAAACATAATGTTGCAATTATGCCTAATTCAGTATTTGAAATAAATGAATTTAGATTTAAAAATGAAGGATCTGAAAGCGAAATAGGTGAATTAGCGCCAGAAAAAACTAGATCTCGATCAAAAGAATTTTATAAATTATTTTTAGATACCATGGGATATGGCAAAACTATTAGCCAAGTATTTTATCGCTCAGATGTAACAGATGGTCAACCAGGATATGGTGCAGGTGTAGTAGGTTGACCAGATAGGCTTAAATTCTCTGCCTTTATTGATGCAAATCATAAAGTTGATGGTTTAGTTATAAAGGATGCTAATGGTGAATATAAACATAGTTTATTGGAATATTCTAATAGTTTTAACTTCTTTGGTCTTCAAAACTTTGATCAAGGCGCTAATTTATATTCTGAAGATGATAAGGGAGAAAAAATAGTTACTGAGGACCGCCAAAAACAAATTAGCAATAGATTATACCCAAATAATATCGGATATAATAATTATTTAAGTTATATTACTAAGGATTTTTTAGAAGTGAAAGAAAACTCAGAAGTATACCTTTGAACAGATCTAAATAAAGATGGCAAGGTTACAGAAAATGAGTTAAATTCATCACAAATAACCTTGCCAACTCAACGGCCTGTAACAAACCAAAGAAACACAAATCATAATGTTTCTAACTTTGATAAATTTATAATAAAAAATATTGATGGTAAAACAATTGTTAAAAAACTATATTAA
- the fusA gene encoding elongation factor G, protein MARDYDLKDYRNIGIMAHIDAGKTTTTERILFHTGKIHKIGETHDGVSQMDWMEQEKERGITITSAATTAFWKGKRINIIDTPGHVDFTVEVERSLRVLDGAVAVLDAQSGVEPQTETVWRQATNYKVPRIVYVNKMDKAGADFAASVASVKQRLGGNAVAIQWPIGAESDFKGVIDLVTRQAYTYNGEPQEEEFPTAIPADLEEIVEIKRQELLEAVAAFDEELMMAVLEGQEVELDAFKAAIRKATLTSEFFPVVCGTSFKNKGVKKMIDAVVDYLPSPLDIPAIRAHEGENEVRVEASDEGNFAALAFKVMNDPFVGSLTFFRVYRGVLNKGSYVFNSTKGEKERIGRVLQMHANSRVEIDECRAGDIAAAVGLKYTTTGDTLIDEKSPKIVLERMVFPEPVISQALEPESKAATEKLSLGLQKLAAEDPTFRTYTDEETGQTIIAGMGELHLDIIVDRLKREFGVQAKVGAPQVSYRETITKTADVEGKHIKQSGGKGQYGHVWLKFEPNPDGGFEFVDKIVGGKIPKEYIKSIQKGLEEKMAAGILAGYQMIDIKATLFDGSYHDVDSSEMAYKIAASKALTKAKDQIGTVLLEPIMDVSVVVPSDHMGDVIGDLSRRRGIVNDQEQRNDGAVVVRAQVPLSEMFGYSTELRSMTSGRGTYQMQFDHYEKTPKNISDEIIKRRNLQSKDED, encoded by the coding sequence ATGGCTAGAGATTACGATTTAAAAGATTACCGTAATATTGGTATTATGGCCCACATTGATGCAGGTAAAACTACCACAACAGAAAGAATTTTATTCCATACAGGTAAAATCCATAAAATTGGTGAAACACATGATGGTGTTTCGCAAATGGACTGAATGGAACAAGAAAAAGAAAGAGGTATTACTATTACTTCAGCAGCAACTACTGCTTTTTGAAAAGGTAAAAGAATTAATATTATTGATACCCCTGGACACGTTGATTTCACTGTTGAAGTTGAACGTTCATTACGTGTTTTAGATGGAGCCGTCGCTGTTTTAGATGCTCAATCTGGTGTTGAACCTCAAACCGAAACAGTTTGAAGACAAGCAACTAATTATAAAGTTCCACGTATTGTATACGTAAATAAAATGGATAAAGCAGGAGCTGATTTTGCTGCTTCTGTTGCATCTGTAAAACAAAGATTAGGTGGAAATGCAGTAGCAATTCAATGACCTATTGGAGCTGAATCGGACTTTAAAGGAGTTATTGATTTAGTTACAAGACAAGCTTATACATATAATGGTGAGCCTCAAGAAGAAGAGTTTCCAACAGCAATTCCTGCAGACTTAGAAGAAATTGTTGAAATCAAACGTCAAGAATTATTAGAAGCAGTTGCTGCTTTTGATGAAGAATTAATGATGGCTGTTTTAGAAGGCCAAGAAGTAGAACTTGATGCCTTTAAAGCTGCTATTAGAAAAGCAACTTTAACTTCTGAATTTTTCCCAGTAGTTTGTGGAACTTCATTTAAAAACAAAGGTGTTAAGAAAATGATTGATGCAGTTGTTGATTATTTACCTTCACCTTTAGATATCCCTGCTATTCGAGCACACGAAGGAGAAAATGAAGTTAGAGTTGAAGCTAGCGATGAAGGAAACTTTGCTGCTTTAGCTTTTAAAGTTATGAATGACCCTTTTGTTGGTTCATTAACCTTCTTCCGTGTATACCGTGGGGTATTAAACAAAGGAAGCTACGTATTTAACTCGACTAAGGGTGAAAAAGAACGTATTGGCCGTGTATTACAAATGCATGCTAACAGCCGTGTTGAAATTGATGAATGTCGTGCTGGAGATATTGCGGCAGCTGTTGGTCTTAAATACACAACAACTGGTGACACTTTAATTGATGAAAAATCACCAAAAATTGTTCTAGAAAGAATGGTATTCCCAGAACCAGTTATTTCACAAGCTTTAGAGCCTGAATCAAAAGCTGCTACTGAAAAACTTTCATTAGGATTACAAAAACTGGCAGCTGAAGATCCAACTTTTAGAACTTATACAGATGAAGAAACAGGTCAAACAATTATTGCTGGTATGGGTGAATTACACCTTGATATTATTGTAGACCGTCTAAAACGTGAATTTGGTGTTCAAGCTAAAGTTGGAGCTCCTCAAGTTTCATACCGTGAAACAATTACTAAAACAGCTGATGTCGAAGGAAAACACATTAAACAATCTGGTGGTAAAGGACAATACGGGCACGTATGACTTAAATTTGAACCTAACCCAGATGGTGGTTTTGAATTTGTGGATAAAATTGTTGGTGGTAAAATCCCTAAAGAATACATTAAATCAATCCAAAAAGGTCTTGAAGAAAAAATGGCAGCTGGTATTTTAGCTGGATATCAAATGATTGATATTAAAGCTACCTTATTTGATGGTTCATACCACGACGTCGACTCTTCGGAAATGGCTTACAAAATAGCTGCTTCTAAAGCTTTAACTAAAGCTAAAGATCAAATTGGAACAGTATTACTTGAACCAATTATGGATGTTTCAGTTGTTGTTCCTTCAGATCACATGGGAGATGTAATTGGTGATTTATCACGTCGTAGAGGGATTGTTAATGACCAAGAACAAAGAAATGATGGAGCCGTTGTTGTTAGAGCACAGGTTCCGCTTTCTGAAATGTTTGGCTATTCAACAGAACTTAGATCTATGACTTCAGGTCGTGGAACTTACCAAATGCAATTTGATCATTACGAAAAAACACCTAAAAACATTTCTGATGAAATTATTAAAAGAAGAAACTTACAATCTAAAGACGAGGATTAA